A genomic window from Candidatus Obscuribacterales bacterium includes:
- the plsY gene encoding glycerol-3-phosphate 1-O-acyltransferase PlsY, which produces MLTALGLIALGYLLGSIPTGYWVGKLLKGIDIREVGSGSTGATNVARTVGKGPGVFVLIADVFKGYFPVWLAIYLQKARVLDAIPYGDWMIIPPIVAAMTLIGHSKSIFLNFKGGKSAATALGNVIAMQPVAAAITFAIFALIGLTTRIISIASMTAAVVAVISVATVTYPYKAPISFVLYIAMGASYVIFRHKDNIGRIMRGEEKRLFSSLILFFLTTLLVCQSAVWAKPAATNGTTGLLPDEAVNIRVYKATNQAVVNISTQSIQSDFFLNAIPREGFGSGVIISPEGYILTNNHVIEGAQRLRVTLFNGANVPAEIVGTDPANDLAIVKIVPPANTKLTVVPFGDSSKMEVGRKVLAIGNPFGLERTLTVGIISSTGRTMQTGSGRLIKGIIQTDAAINPGNSGGPLLDSSGQMVGITTAIFSRSGQSAGLGFAIPINIAKNLVPELIAHHRIIRPDTGIEAVQQLDVGLRVMRLDPNGPAAKAGLQGPKNVVYQQGAFTIQSVDSTQADVITMVDNQQVRSADDLLSYVDKLKPGQLVTLTVLRHGKLIKVPVKLTVGNAG; this is translated from the coding sequence ATGCTGACAGCACTCGGGCTGATTGCATTAGGTTATTTACTAGGTTCAATTCCGACCGGCTATTGGGTCGGTAAACTCCTAAAAGGCATAGACATAAGAGAAGTCGGCTCCGGCTCAACCGGCGCAACTAACGTTGCCAGAACAGTCGGCAAAGGCCCTGGTGTTTTTGTGCTGATTGCTGATGTATTCAAAGGTTATTTCCCAGTCTGGCTTGCTATCTATTTGCAGAAAGCAAGAGTGCTCGATGCGATACCATACGGAGACTGGATGATAATACCGCCGATAGTGGCAGCAATGACACTCATTGGTCACAGCAAGTCAATATTTTTGAACTTCAAAGGCGGCAAGAGCGCGGCAACTGCTCTCGGTAATGTGATCGCCATGCAACCTGTAGCTGCTGCAATTACATTCGCTATCTTCGCTTTAATTGGACTGACAACACGCATCATAAGCATTGCATCAATGACTGCCGCTGTCGTTGCCGTCATATCAGTTGCAACAGTTACTTATCCCTATAAAGCACCGATTAGTTTTGTCCTCTACATCGCCATGGGCGCATCATATGTAATATTCAGACACAAAGACAACATTGGTCGCATTATGCGAGGAGAAGAAAAGCGCTTGTTCAGCTCACTGATCCTCTTTTTCCTAACAACGTTATTGGTTTGCCAATCTGCAGTCTGGGCAAAGCCTGCTGCCACAAACGGCACGACAGGATTGTTACCCGACGAAGCGGTCAACATCAGAGTCTACAAAGCAACCAATCAGGCTGTGGTCAACATTTCCACTCAGTCGATACAAAGCGACTTCTTCTTGAATGCAATTCCCAGAGAAGGTTTTGGCTCCGGCGTAATTATCAGCCCCGAAGGATATATCCTCACCAACAATCACGTGATTGAAGGGGCGCAGCGCTTGCGCGTCACGCTATTTAACGGAGCCAATGTACCTGCTGAGATTGTCGGCACTGATCCGGCAAATGATTTGGCGATTGTCAAAATCGTACCGCCGGCAAATACAAAACTCACTGTTGTTCCATTCGGTGATTCTTCCAAGATGGAAGTCGGAAGAAAAGTTTTGGCAATCGGTAATCCGTTTGGTTTAGAACGCACACTGACTGTAGGAATTATCTCCTCGACAGGCAGAACAATGCAGACAGGCTCAGGAAGACTTATCAAAGGCATTATTCAGACAGATGCTGCGATAAATCCCGGTAATTCAGGCGGACCTCTACTTGATTCGTCAGGACAAATGGTCGGCATCACCACAGCAATTTTCTCGCGCTCTGGACAATCTGCCGGTCTTGGTTTTGCCATTCCGATAAACATCGCGAAGAATTTGGTGCCTGAGCTTATTGCTCATCACCGCATTATTCGCCCGGACACCGGCATCGAAGCCGTTCAACAACTCGATGTTGGCTTACGCGTGATGAGACTTGATCCAAATGGTCCTGCCGCCAAAGCCGGACTGCAAGGACCAAAAAATGTTGTTTATCAGCAAGGTGCATTCACCATCCAATCGGTGGACAGCACGCAAGCCGACGTCATAACAATGGTTGATAATCAACAAGTTCGCTCAGCAGATGACCTGTTGTCTTATGTTGATAAATTGAAACCAGGACAATTAGTTACATTGACTGTTCTCAGGCACGGCAAATTAATTAAAGTGCCGGTAAAATTGACTGTAGGAAATGCCGGGTAA
- a CDS encoding tetratricopeptide repeat protein: protein MDTTKLPPSKEIRWKDLGFDFKATARLAQGTAAIVATLLAFLDTIALIPSATDLTSLLIDFVGLWISALILWYVSFQIIIHTLGLVLGSIKVSDSGLKLGHFGHLISWDKIAAIAIEPQPLFSKVCRLKPNVLRLTVFERRKNKLASYDLPSFFYTQPKFKELVELICRQIANTKPDTLNAFVFSETNKDLKRAYAAKGRQRILIICVIAIGLVFVMGRKTTVNYLYNSGNHYYHAGNYPEAKDFYEKALRIDPMFTFAWASLAATEFHLNDFPSAAKNWRKALFLKPDFVEPKVGLAYLLIQEGKLPEAKELLNRALRRDPRNSAALLNLADINLKTGNSIEALRIARFVLTFEPDNPLAADVLAKARNVRSNLKPR from the coding sequence TTGGATACAACCAAATTGCCTCCGAGCAAAGAAATCAGATGGAAAGACCTTGGCTTTGACTTCAAGGCAACCGCCCGTTTGGCGCAAGGGACAGCGGCTATAGTTGCCACCCTGCTTGCGTTTCTGGACACGATCGCCCTGATTCCATCAGCCACTGACCTTACTTCCTTACTTATAGACTTTGTCGGGCTCTGGATTTCAGCTCTTATCCTTTGGTATGTCAGTTTCCAAATCATCATCCACACCCTCGGCTTGGTTTTGGGCTCAATCAAAGTAAGTGACTCAGGTCTCAAGTTGGGTCATTTTGGACATTTGATCAGCTGGGACAAAATTGCGGCAATCGCTATTGAGCCACAGCCGCTTTTCTCCAAAGTCTGCCGGCTCAAGCCAAACGTGCTGCGCCTAACGGTATTTGAAAGACGCAAAAACAAGTTAGCCAGCTATGACCTGCCGTCCTTCTTTTATACGCAACCCAAGTTCAAAGAATTGGTCGAACTTATTTGCAGGCAAATCGCCAATACAAAACCAGATACACTCAATGCATTTGTATTCAGTGAAACCAACAAAGATCTCAAACGCGCTTACGCTGCCAAAGGACGTCAAAGAATCCTTATCATCTGCGTTATCGCAATAGGACTTGTCTTTGTTATGGGACGCAAGACTACAGTCAACTACTTATACAATTCCGGCAACCACTACTATCACGCAGGCAACTATCCGGAAGCAAAAGACTTCTACGAGAAGGCACTTCGAATTGATCCTATGTTCACCTTCGCCTGGGCAAGTCTTGCTGCAACGGAGTTTCACTTAAACGACTTTCCTTCTGCTGCGAAAAACTGGCGCAAAGCCTTATTCTTGAAGCCTGATTTCGTCGAACCGAAAGTCGGATTGGCGTACTTACTTATTCAAGAAGGGAAATTGCCCGAGGCAAAAGAATTGCTGAATCGCGCACTGCGACGCGATCCCCGCAATAGTGCCGCTCTACTGAATCTGGCAGACATCAATTTAAAAACGGGCAATTCAATAGAAGCCTTACGCATAGCGCGTTTCGTGCTGACCTTTGAACCCGACAATCCACTAGCCGCAGATGTTTTAGCCAAGGCCCGCAATGTCCGGTCTAACCTCAAACCCCGATGA
- the der gene encoding ribosome biogenesis GTPase Der has protein sequence MLKPVVAIVGRPNVGKSTFFNRCVGDKAAIVDDSPGVTRDRLYRECDWSGRDFILVDTGGLVPDSKEHISSAVSEQVAEAVAEADVIVFLVDGKSGVAGHDKDVANMLRKSKKPIILAVNKIDEPKEEINLSDFYSLGLGEPNSLSALRGSGGVGDLLDKIIGFFPPKEDKPVEFTEEDENAEPQAKKDFSLAIVGKPNVGKSSIVNVLTGTQRMIVSAEPGTTRDAIDTKFKFKGHEITLIDTAGIRRKSKVDYGIEAFSVVRSLRAISRADVVALVLDVSQPISDQDQKIGGKIEEAGKPVVLVLNKWDLIPDRSSAQMNDLIEETKRELRHLNYAEIVFTSAHTKQRLPKIVEAADRALQESTRRISTSLINQVVNEAVAITPPPASKRGTRLKVYYSTQVSVLPPTFVLFVNDNKLLTDNYKTYLERRIREAFGFSGTPIRLITRPKERK, from the coding sequence ATGCTCAAACCAGTGGTCGCCATTGTCGGGCGCCCCAATGTCGGGAAATCCACATTTTTCAATCGTTGTGTCGGTGACAAAGCCGCTATCGTTGATGATAGCCCTGGTGTCACGCGCGACCGTTTGTATCGCGAATGCGATTGGTCAGGGCGTGACTTCATTCTTGTCGATACCGGTGGTCTGGTACCAGACAGCAAGGAGCACATTTCCTCAGCAGTATCTGAACAGGTCGCTGAAGCAGTAGCAGAAGCTGACGTCATTGTCTTCCTGGTTGACGGTAAATCCGGTGTTGCCGGACACGACAAAGACGTAGCAAATATGCTGCGCAAGTCAAAGAAACCAATTATTCTTGCCGTCAACAAAATTGACGAGCCGAAAGAAGAAATCAACTTAAGCGATTTCTACAGTCTGGGGCTAGGCGAACCAAATTCGCTTTCAGCTCTAAGAGGTTCTGGTGGTGTAGGCGACCTTCTCGATAAAATAATTGGATTCTTCCCACCCAAAGAAGACAAGCCGGTTGAATTCACCGAAGAAGACGAAAACGCAGAGCCTCAAGCCAAAAAAGACTTTTCACTGGCAATTGTCGGCAAGCCGAATGTCGGCAAGTCATCAATCGTCAATGTGTTGACAGGCACGCAACGCATGATCGTCAGCGCAGAGCCAGGTACGACTCGTGATGCAATCGATACCAAGTTCAAATTCAAGGGTCACGAAATCACCCTCATCGATACAGCCGGAATTAGGCGCAAATCGAAAGTCGATTACGGCATTGAGGCATTTTCTGTTGTACGCTCCTTAAGAGCAATAAGCAGAGCAGATGTGGTGGCACTGGTGCTTGATGTCAGCCAACCGATTTCTGATCAAGATCAAAAAATCGGCGGCAAGATTGAAGAGGCCGGCAAACCGGTAGTATTAGTACTCAACAAATGGGACTTAATTCCAGATAGATCTTCGGCGCAAATGAACGATCTTATTGAAGAGACGAAACGAGAACTGCGCCACTTAAATTATGCAGAGATTGTCTTCACCTCTGCACACACGAAGCAGCGCTTACCCAAGATTGTTGAAGCAGCCGACCGCGCCTTGCAAGAAAGCACCAGACGCATTTCAACCTCTTTAATCAACCAGGTTGTAAATGAAGCAGTAGCCATTACACCACCGCCGGCATCCAAGCGCGGCACACGCCTCAAGGTGTACTACAGCACGCAAGTATCAGTTCTCCCACCGACATTTGTATTGTTTGTCAACGACAACAAACTTTTGACTGACAACTACAAGACTTATCTCGAAAGACGTATCAGAGAAGCATTTGGTTTTTCCGGTACGCCAATTAGACTTATTACACGACCCAAAGAAAGAAAATGA
- a CDS encoding response regulator transcription factor has protein sequence MKILIIEDDVNIARLIELELGYEGYQVNVAHEGNQGIELFKKEQPDLVLLDIMLPGLDGVEVCKKLRAISKVPVIMLTAKDGVQDRVVGLDSGADDYLTKPFATEELLARIRAVMRRKPQEGILTYADLWMDQLNRVVKRGERQLDLRAKEFDLLRLFMQYPEQVLSREFIFDKVWGYDFIGESNVIEVYIRYLRSKLEDANSKRLIQTVRGEGYVLREEEPSR, from the coding sequence TTGAAGATTTTGATTATTGAAGACGATGTCAATATTGCGCGTCTAATTGAGCTGGAGCTTGGTTACGAGGGATACCAGGTCAATGTTGCGCATGAAGGCAATCAGGGCATCGAGCTGTTCAAGAAAGAGCAGCCGGATTTGGTTCTTTTGGACATCATGCTTCCTGGATTGGATGGCGTCGAAGTTTGTAAGAAGCTCCGCGCTATCTCCAAAGTGCCTGTCATCATGTTGACAGCCAAGGACGGCGTTCAAGACCGCGTAGTCGGTTTGGACAGCGGTGCTGACGATTACTTGACCAAGCCTTTTGCTACAGAAGAGCTTCTGGCAAGAATTAGAGCCGTTATGCGCCGTAAGCCACAAGAAGGCATCCTTACTTATGCCGACCTGTGGATGGACCAGTTGAACCGTGTTGTTAAGCGTGGCGAGCGTCAATTGGATCTCAGAGCCAAAGAATTCGATCTGTTGAGACTGTTCATGCAGTACCCAGAACAAGTTTTGTCCCGCGAATTCATTTTCGACAAAGTCTGGGGCTACGACTTCATTGGCGAATCAAACGTCATCGAAGTGTATATCCGTTACTTGCGCTCTAAGTTGGAAGATGCCAACTCCAAGCGCCTTATCCAGACGGTAAGAGGCGAAGGCTACGTCCTTCGTGAAGAAGAACCGTCGAGATAA
- the gyrA gene encoding DNA gyrase subunit A, giving the protein MRKSFIDYAMSVIVSRAIPDVRDGLKPVHRRIIYGMYELGLAPNERYRKSAKTVGDVMGNYHPHGDSAIYESLVRLAQPSASRYVLVDGHGNFGDLDNPPAAMRYTEARLAPLAMEILADIEAETIDTRPNFDDSRREPVVLPSKVPVLLLNGSAGIAVGMATNIPPHNLKEVIDGTIAKIDNPELDSKGLMQYIKGPDFPSGGSIMGSEGITEAYETGKGSIPMRGDATIETIPGGGGRQTRQAIVITSLPYLVGPEAFAKKVADLVKDEKLTGISDVNDETDRTGLRVVIELRRDANPQVVLNNLYKQTQLQQSFPVNTLALVRNRPATLKLADMIQEFIDHRIEVVTRRTRYLLKKAEERAHILEGYLKALENLDAVIKLIRAAQTTEEARTGLMKKFELSEPQANAILEMQLRRLTGLERGKIEKEYKELTAKIKQYKAILKDRNLVLDLIKKELTEIRDKYGDERRTKIERSADMDISAKDLTPNEPMVIFITKQGYIKRLPLDTFRRQRRNTRGVSGVKTREEDDLEHFFSANMHDRLLVFTNRGQVFALEVMDIPEGGRTARGLAIVNLLSIGQNDTVTAVIPVSEYRQDQYLTMLTRQAYIKRIPLTEFANVRRSGIIAITLSAGDELGWVRPSTGKCDIMIGTSEGMCIRYDELGVSELGRTARGVKAITLREGDKIVGFDVFEPKDDVFVLVVTNDGFGKRVPLTDDNFRRQNRGGIGLIGIKFKNAQSRLASLRIINMDDEVIIATANGVVVRQKCKEISSQSRMATGVRIQQLGEDDSVISVTPLVEEDATDVEATEG; this is encoded by the coding sequence ATGCGCAAGTCATTCATTGACTATGCAATGTCGGTCATCGTAAGCCGCGCCATTCCGGATGTCAGGGACGGATTGAAGCCAGTACACCGCCGAATTATTTACGGCATGTACGAATTGGGCTTGGCTCCTAACGAGCGCTACCGTAAGTCAGCAAAGACCGTCGGTGACGTTATGGGTAACTACCACCCACACGGCGACTCAGCAATCTATGAATCTTTGGTCCGCTTGGCTCAACCATCAGCATCACGCTATGTATTGGTTGACGGTCACGGCAACTTCGGTGACTTAGACAACCCACCAGCTGCTATGCGCTATACGGAAGCCAGACTTGCTCCGTTAGCTATGGAAATTTTGGCCGATATCGAAGCAGAAACAATTGATACACGTCCTAACTTCGATGACAGCCGCCGTGAGCCTGTCGTACTGCCATCTAAAGTTCCAGTCTTGCTCTTAAATGGTTCAGCCGGTATTGCAGTCGGTATGGCGACCAATATCCCACCGCATAACTTGAAAGAAGTTATCGACGGAACAATTGCAAAAATTGATAATCCGGAATTGGATTCCAAAGGCTTGATGCAATACATCAAGGGACCGGACTTCCCATCGGGCGGTTCCATCATGGGCTCCGAAGGTATTACCGAAGCCTACGAAACCGGCAAAGGTTCAATACCGATGCGCGGTGACGCAACCATCGAGACAATTCCCGGTGGCGGCGGAAGACAGACACGTCAGGCTATCGTCATCACCTCGTTGCCGTATCTTGTCGGACCGGAAGCATTCGCTAAGAAAGTTGCCGATCTGGTCAAAGACGAAAAACTCACAGGTATAAGCGACGTCAACGACGAAACAGATCGCACAGGATTGCGCGTCGTAATTGAATTGAGACGTGATGCTAATCCACAAGTCGTATTGAACAACTTGTACAAGCAAACACAATTGCAACAGTCCTTCCCAGTTAACACACTGGCTCTGGTACGCAATCGCCCAGCTACATTGAAGCTGGCTGACATGATTCAAGAGTTCATCGACCACAGAATCGAAGTCGTAACCAGACGTACGCGATACCTATTGAAGAAAGCCGAAGAGCGCGCTCACATCTTAGAAGGCTATCTCAAGGCACTAGAAAATCTCGATGCAGTAATTAAGCTCATCCGTGCAGCTCAGACAACTGAAGAAGCGCGCACTGGCTTGATGAAGAAGTTCGAATTAAGCGAACCTCAAGCAAACGCCATCCTGGAAATGCAACTGCGCAGATTGACAGGATTGGAACGCGGCAAGATCGAGAAGGAATACAAAGAACTTACCGCCAAGATCAAGCAATACAAAGCTATCCTCAAAGATCGCAATCTTGTTCTTGATCTCATCAAAAAAGAATTGACTGAGATTCGCGACAAGTACGGCGATGAGCGTCGCACCAAGATTGAACGCTCGGCTGATATGGATATATCCGCTAAGGATTTAACTCCTAACGAGCCGATGGTCATTTTCATCACCAAGCAAGGCTACATCAAGCGCTTACCGCTTGATACTTTCCGCCGTCAACGTCGAAATACACGTGGCGTATCCGGTGTGAAGACTCGCGAAGAAGACGATCTCGAACATTTCTTCAGTGCCAACATGCACGACCGATTGTTGGTCTTCACCAACCGCGGTCAAGTATTTGCGCTTGAAGTAATGGACATTCCGGAAGGCGGCAGAACCGCTCGCGGTCTGGCAATCGTCAATCTGTTGTCGATTGGACAAAACGACACTGTTACGGCTGTTATTCCTGTATCTGAGTATCGCCAAGATCAATACTTGACCATGCTCACACGTCAGGCATACATCAAGCGTATTCCGCTCACCGAATTTGCCAACGTACGTCGCTCAGGCATCATAGCCATAACATTGAGCGCCGGTGATGAACTCGGTTGGGTACGTCCATCCACAGGCAAGTGCGACATCATGATCGGTACTTCCGAAGGTATGTGTATTCGCTACGACGAATTAGGCGTATCCGAACTGGGACGTACAGCTCGCGGTGTCAAAGCGATCACCTTGCGTGAAGGCGACAAGATTGTCGGCTTCGATGTATTTGAGCCGAAAGATGATGTATTTGTACTTGTTGTAACCAACGATGGTTTCGGCAAGCGCGTGCCATTGACTGACGACAACTTCAGACGTCAAAACCGTGGTGGCATCGGTCTAATCGGTATCAAGTTCAAGAACGCACAGTCCAGACTGGCAAGCTTGCGCATCATCAACATGGATGACGAAGTGATTATCGCCACCGCCAACGGTGTAGTCGTCAGACAGAAGTGCAAAGAGATAAGCTCGCAAAGCCGCATGGCCACAGGCGTACGCATCCAACAATTGGGCGAAGACGATTCAGTCATCTCCGTCACACCGCTTGTTGAAGAAGATGCAACGGATGTTGAAGCCACCGAAGGCTAA
- a CDS encoding acylphosphatase: MFPTMAGMPDWHRILAMEQTVTFVRLVVKGRVQGVFYRQTTKEKARQLSLRGWVANADDGSVVIEASGPVKSLEALISWCWQGPPAGKVESVDVDWLSEIADKSYSSGFEVRPDIAGLG, encoded by the coding sequence ATGTTTCCAACAATGGCTGGAATGCCCGACTGGCATAGAATTCTAGCTATGGAGCAAACAGTTACCTTTGTCAGGCTAGTAGTAAAAGGTCGCGTGCAGGGTGTTTTTTACCGGCAAACGACTAAGGAAAAGGCGCGCCAGTTGTCCCTTCGGGGCTGGGTGGCGAATGCTGACGATGGTAGCGTCGTCATCGAAGCTTCGGGTCCGGTAAAGTCATTGGAAGCGCTTATCAGCTGGTGTTGGCAAGGACCGCCTGCCGGCAAAGTTGAGTCGGTTGATGTTGATTGGCTCAGCGAAATTGCTGACAAGTCCTATTCATCGGGGTTTGAGGTTAGACCGGACATTGCGGGCCTTGGCTAA
- the lysS gene encoding lysine--tRNA ligase: MTVLDIEETRLRAERLRKLQELKEQGINPYPYKFERTHTAEQLKNLYKDLPAGEETKDEVKVVGRVLNERNTWMFADIYDETGKMQIFCHKESLPEADLKRLRLMDKGDFIGAIGTIRRTKQGELSVRVTSYEVLCKSLQPLPDSWEGFKDVEARYRHRYVDMIMNPSVRDTIRKRSVAVRTIREFLDSRGFLEIETPCLQVEAGGADARPFITHHNALDLELFLRIATELHLKRLIIGGFERVYEIGRIFRNEGISTKHNPEFTMLELYQAYGDYHQLMDFTEEMLVNVAEKVTGSGKLTYQGSEIDFKCPFIRLSMRDAILKETGVDVDTISDFAAAKEVAKKLAVETKDLDSRGAVINAIFEEKVEHTLMQPTFIMDYPVEISPLTKMHREKPGVVERFELFVFGRELGNGYSELTDPQDQRARLEDQARKKAAGNEEAQPLDLDFILAMEYGMPPTMGVGIGIDRLVMYLTDSASIRDVIAFPTMKPLPRDN; the protein is encoded by the coding sequence ATGACGGTATTAGATATCGAAGAAACACGGCTGAGAGCCGAGCGCCTGCGAAAACTGCAGGAACTCAAAGAGCAAGGTATTAATCCTTACCCATATAAATTTGAGCGCACTCATACAGCTGAGCAACTGAAAAACCTTTACAAGGACTTGCCAGCAGGTGAAGAAACCAAGGACGAGGTCAAGGTTGTCGGGCGGGTTTTGAACGAACGCAACACCTGGATGTTTGCCGATATATATGACGAGACAGGCAAGATGCAAATTTTCTGCCACAAAGAAAGCCTGCCGGAAGCCGATTTGAAGCGATTGCGCTTGATGGACAAAGGGGATTTCATTGGTGCAATAGGAACAATTCGCCGGACAAAGCAAGGCGAATTATCCGTTCGCGTCACCAGCTACGAAGTGCTGTGTAAGTCGTTGCAGCCGTTGCCTGATAGTTGGGAAGGCTTCAAGGATGTGGAAGCACGCTATCGTCACCGTTATGTAGATATGATCATGAACCCGAGTGTGCGCGACACTATCCGCAAGCGCAGCGTTGCTGTACGTACAATTCGTGAGTTTCTTGATTCGCGTGGGTTTTTGGAAATTGAAACACCATGCTTGCAAGTTGAAGCAGGCGGAGCTGATGCACGTCCCTTTATCACTCATCACAATGCGCTTGATCTGGAATTGTTCTTGCGCATTGCCACAGAATTGCACTTGAAGCGTTTGATTATCGGTGGCTTTGAGCGCGTCTACGAAATTGGCCGTATCTTCCGCAATGAAGGAATAAGCACAAAGCACAATCCTGAATTCACCATGCTTGAGCTTTACCAAGCATATGGTGACTATCATCAATTGATGGACTTCACGGAAGAAATGCTCGTGAATGTTGCTGAAAAAGTCACCGGCTCGGGCAAGCTTACCTATCAAGGAAGCGAAATTGACTTCAAATGTCCGTTTATCCGCCTGAGCATGCGTGATGCCATCCTCAAGGAGACAGGCGTTGATGTGGACACAATCTCTGATTTTGCTGCGGCAAAAGAAGTAGCCAAAAAGCTTGCCGTAGAAACCAAAGATTTGGATTCTCGCGGAGCTGTTATCAACGCAATCTTTGAAGAAAAGGTTGAACACACTTTGATGCAGCCGACATTCATCATGGATTATCCGGTGGAGATTTCACCGTTAACCAAGATGCACCGTGAAAAACCAGGGGTGGTTGAGCGTTTTGAGTTGTTTGTATTTGGTCGCGAGTTAGGCAACGGCTACAGTGAGCTTACCGATCCGCAAGATCAAAGAGCGCGTCTAGAAGACCAGGCACGCAAGAAGGCTGCCGGGAATGAAGAAGCTCAGCCACTTGATCTCGACTTCATATTAGCTATGGAATATGGCATGCCGCCAACAATGGGTGTTGGTATCGGAATTGACAGGCTTGTTATGTATTTGACCGATTCAGCTTCGATTCGTGACGTAATTGCTTTCCCAACCATGAAACCACTACCAAGAGACAACTAA
- a CDS encoding HEAT repeat domain-containing protein, with the protein MTDKERFGGGLSLDSEDSDLYSKTDADSNDMLHIRRVVAGNPNTPGHVLSRLSEDTNPMIRQRIAENPNTPIEVLRKLAGDIHSDVRLAVAENPNASTDILVRLAEDEDSDVRYGVAESPHMPEQILLLLAQDDNPYVRCRAMKTVRMLSPEVQSRLNMVMQPGFAF; encoded by the coding sequence ATGACCGATAAAGAAAGGTTTGGTGGCGGGCTGAGCCTCGATTCGGAAGATTCGGACCTATACTCAAAAACGGACGCTGATAGCAACGACATGCTGCATATTCGGCGAGTAGTTGCAGGAAATCCAAATACTCCTGGTCACGTCTTAAGTCGCTTGTCGGAAGATACAAACCCGATGATTCGGCAGCGCATAGCCGAAAATCCTAATACCCCCATAGAAGTTTTGAGAAAGCTGGCCGGTGACATTCACTCAGATGTCCGCCTGGCTGTAGCGGAGAACCCCAACGCATCGACAGACATCCTGGTGAGACTTGCAGAGGATGAAGATTCGGATGTTCGTTATGGCGTGGCTGAAAGCCCACATATGCCCGAGCAAATTCTCTTGCTCTTGGCTCAGGACGACAATCCTTATGTCAGATGCCGGGCAATGAAAACTGTAAGAATGCTCAGCCCGGAAGTGCAGTCACGACTCAACATGGTAATGCAGCCTGGATTTGCTTTCTAG
- a CDS encoding response regulator transcription factor: protein MSRILVIDDDQAIAELVKVNLELLGHQVATASDGIKGLALAQQNRPDLIVLDVMMPDLDGFTVCQRLRQNPTTQTIPVLMLTALGMTHDKVSGFDSGADDYLVKPFEIPELQVRVRALLRRAGTVPPSASLPEILTAGEITLIPENLQAKVRERIVKLTPTEFEILHCLMQHHGQTVSTGKLLEEVWGYSPDDDVDTIRVHIRHLRTRLETGDRKYIKTVYGGGYQLIAEGFSRSTAGDNND from the coding sequence TTGAGCAGGATTCTCGTAATCGATGATGACCAGGCTATTGCCGAATTGGTCAAAGTAAACCTTGAACTCTTGGGACACCAGGTAGCAACGGCGTCCGATGGTATCAAGGGACTGGCGCTTGCTCAGCAAAATCGTCCGGACTTAATCGTCCTGGATGTCATGATGCCAGATTTGGATGGCTTCACTGTTTGCCAACGCCTCCGTCAAAATCCAACAACCCAAACAATTCCTGTTTTGATGCTTACAGCTCTTGGCATGACTCATGACAAGGTCAGCGGCTTTGATTCAGGTGCTGATGACTATTTGGTCAAACCATTTGAGATTCCCGAGCTTCAAGTACGCGTCAGAGCGCTTCTGCGCCGTGCAGGTACCGTTCCACCGTCGGCTTCGCTACCGGAAATTCTCACTGCCGGTGAGATAACGCTAATTCCGGAAAACCTGCAGGCGAAGGTCAGAGAACGCATCGTCAAGCTGACACCAACCGAGTTTGAAATTCTCCACTGCTTGATGCAGCATCACGGTCAGACCGTATCCACAGGCAAGCTTCTGGAAGAAGTCTGGGGATACTCGCCAGATGACGATGTGGACACGATACGCGTGCATATTCGCCATTTGCGCACACGCCTTGAGACAGGCGACCGCAAGTACATCAAAACCGTCTATGGCGGCGGCTACCAGCTAATAGCCGAAGGCTTTTCCCGTTCAACCGCTGGCGACAACAACGACTAG